The Microbulbifer hydrolyticus genome has a segment encoding these proteins:
- a CDS encoding AgmX/PglI C-terminal domain-containing protein: MNNFHQQKQALTAKQETVRQQLAELESEYSQVDGKLDSLREDEAKHQLLDEISDRLGKLEEAGAGDLFWAEHYKQDASKALIHRLQKTVGIYHANLDLLLERKRKIQDRMEDCRDDLFELDAEFREIRQAEEDVHYEYEITRELGDSAFRNAVMPWNTNGDDERRFRRSLLACLLMAFFLGFGIHVWQLPEPDEDEVVEVPERLAKLVLEKKTKPKPPPEQVVKKPEEKKKEPEKPKQEVAKEEPKPSNVEKKQVRKKVERSGVLAFKDNFQDLIQDDLDKRLGQQTQLSTEGKKENRSQRSLITAAAKTGSDGINTAALSRNAGGVGTALDGVSFSRVSSGIGTEGDFAGEERPLSDGMGPSRTDEEIQIVFDRYKSALYRIYNRELRNNPALQGKMVLKITIEPDGSVSLAQVENSDMDSPTLDSKIVTRVKRFNFGPKEGVPTITILYPIDFLPAA, translated from the coding sequence GTGAATAATTTTCATCAACAAAAACAGGCACTGACAGCGAAGCAGGAAACTGTGCGCCAGCAGTTGGCTGAACTCGAAAGCGAGTACAGCCAGGTTGATGGCAAGCTGGACTCGCTGCGCGAGGATGAGGCCAAGCACCAGTTGCTCGACGAGATTTCCGATCGCCTCGGCAAGCTCGAAGAGGCCGGTGCGGGGGATCTTTTCTGGGCCGAGCACTACAAGCAGGATGCGTCCAAGGCGCTGATCCACCGCCTGCAGAAAACGGTCGGCATCTATCACGCCAACCTGGATCTGCTGCTTGAGCGCAAGCGCAAGATCCAGGATCGGATGGAAGACTGCCGGGACGATCTGTTCGAGCTGGATGCGGAGTTCCGTGAGATTCGCCAGGCGGAAGAGGATGTCCACTACGAGTATGAAATTACCCGGGAACTCGGTGACAGTGCCTTCCGCAACGCCGTCATGCCGTGGAACACCAATGGCGATGATGAGCGGCGCTTCCGCCGCAGTTTGCTGGCGTGTCTGCTGATGGCTTTCTTCCTCGGCTTCGGTATCCATGTCTGGCAGCTGCCAGAGCCGGATGAAGACGAGGTGGTGGAGGTGCCCGAGCGCCTGGCCAAGTTGGTGCTGGAGAAAAAGACCAAGCCCAAGCCGCCGCCCGAGCAGGTGGTGAAAAAGCCGGAAGAGAAGAAGAAAGAGCCCGAGAAGCCCAAGCAGGAGGTGGCCAAGGAAGAACCCAAGCCCTCCAATGTTGAGAAGAAGCAGGTGCGCAAAAAGGTTGAGCGTTCCGGGGTTCTGGCCTTCAAGGACAACTTCCAGGATCTGATCCAGGATGACCTGGACAAGCGCCTTGGTCAGCAGACTCAGCTGAGCACTGAAGGCAAGAAGGAAAACCGCAGTCAGCGCTCGCTGATCACCGCGGCCGCGAAAACCGGGTCGGACGGCATCAATACCGCCGCGCTCAGTCGTAACGCCGGTGGCGTGGGTACTGCCCTCGACGGGGTCAGCTTCTCGCGGGTTTCCAGTGGCATCGGTACCGAGGGTGATTTCGCCGGCGAAGAGCGGCCGCTCAGCGACGGTATGGGCCCGTCCCGTACCGACGAAGAGATCCAGATTGTGTTTGACCGCTACAAGTCGGCACTGTACCGGATCTACAACCGCGAGCTGCGTAACAACCCGGCGCTGCAAGGCAAGATGGTGCTCAAGATCACCATCGAGCCCGATGGCTCGGTCTCGCTGGCGCAGGTTGAGAACAGTGATATGGACTCGCCCACACTCGACAGCAAGATTGTTACCCGTGTGAAGCGGTTCAACTTCGGGCCCAAGGAGGGTGTGCCGACCATCACCATCCTGTACCCGATCGACTTCCTGCCCGCGGCGTAA
- a CDS encoding ExbD/TolR family protein, whose product MKRESRRMKRMARSGKRKSAGMNLTSLMDVFTILVFFLLTNSASNEAIEAPKVITLPDSVVESKPRETVTLMVTHDEVLIETKPIMKTEDLYQSEELVVEAIQQGMIEAVGKAITMADTELEEAKLALAERAAAGEDVTEEAAELLAEPPEVNILADRTVPFSVLKKVMSSCTNAGYTRISLAVIQKASQS is encoded by the coding sequence ATGAAACGTGAAAGCAGACGCATGAAGCGCATGGCGCGCAGCGGCAAGCGCAAGTCGGCGGGTATGAACCTGACCTCGCTGATGGACGTGTTCACCATCTTGGTGTTCTTCCTGCTGACCAATAGCGCCAGCAATGAGGCCATCGAGGCGCCCAAGGTGATTACGCTGCCCGACTCGGTGGTGGAATCCAAGCCGCGGGAAACCGTTACCCTCATGGTTACCCACGACGAGGTGCTGATCGAGACCAAGCCGATCATGAAAACTGAAGACCTTTACCAGAGTGAAGAACTGGTGGTGGAGGCTATTCAGCAGGGCATGATCGAAGCGGTGGGCAAGGCCATCACCATGGCCGACACCGAACTGGAAGAGGCCAAGCTGGCGCTGGCCGAGCGCGCCGCTGCCGGTGAGGATGTCACCGAGGAAGCCGCAGAGCTGCTGGCCGAGCCTCCGGAAGTGAATATCCTTGCGGACCGCACTGTGCCTTTCAGTGTGCTGAAAAAGGTTATGTCCAGCTGTACCAATGCTGGATACACGCGAATTTCCCTGGCGGTGATTCAAAAAGCATCTCAGAGTTAG
- a CDS encoding ExbD/TolR family protein, with the protein MRSRRHGRTKEAPELDITAFLNLMVVLVPFLLVSAVFSRVTILELNMPAGAGGGAEDPGVTLEVVVRKEVLEISDGDKVIARFPNLNREEGAEAGAAVAAEGAAEEDVPLDENGLPVILPTEEVYDLAKLREHLIRIKEAYPDKTDSVLLMEQDVAYEHLVGVMDAVRSAQVMPKVEEGMQPDPEATPETLELFPDISLGDAP; encoded by the coding sequence ATGAGAAGCAGGCGTCACGGTAGAACAAAAGAAGCCCCGGAACTGGATATCACCGCCTTCCTTAACCTGATGGTGGTGCTGGTGCCGTTTCTGCTGGTTTCCGCAGTGTTTTCCCGGGTCACCATCCTGGAGCTGAATATGCCCGCCGGTGCCGGGGGTGGAGCAGAGGACCCGGGAGTGACCCTCGAAGTGGTTGTTCGCAAAGAGGTGCTGGAAATCAGTGACGGTGACAAGGTCATCGCCCGCTTCCCCAATCTGAACCGGGAAGAGGGGGCGGAAGCCGGAGCCGCGGTTGCCGCCGAAGGCGCTGCCGAAGAAGACGTCCCCTTGGATGAGAACGGTCTGCCGGTCATTCTGCCCACGGAAGAAGTGTACGACCTGGCGAAGCTGCGGGAGCACCTGATACGCATCAAGGAGGCCTACCCGGATAAAACGGATTCGGTTCTGTTGATGGAGCAGGACGTGGCCTATGAGCACCTCGTGGGCGTTATGGACGCGGTACGCAGTGCGCAGGTTATGCCGAAAGTGGAAGAGGGCATGCAACCGGATCCCGAAGCGACACCGGAAACACTGGAACTCTTCCCCGATATTTCCCTGGGAGATGCGCCATGA
- a CDS encoding MotA/TolQ/ExbB proton channel family protein, producing the protein MMDFFNSVIAFFQTGGIFMYPILVVFALGTAVAIERYIRLVYERSTNRATWEKVQPVLNAGDFDRARNLVKDDNTGVGRLLAMGLERQGAVRRREDIEIAMEESIMESIPQLEKRTPYVALGSNIATLLGLLGTIMGLIEAFTAVANANPAEKADLLSASISVAMNTTAFGLMVGIALLVVHALLNSLTGQIVDSLEMVSVKALNIMSSGTRRRSDAAKDEKSAAESKSTKPVNRDVQQTQQAQQKASKTEAATEEKSKAESA; encoded by the coding sequence ATGATGGATTTCTTTAACAGCGTAATCGCGTTTTTTCAGACTGGTGGTATTTTCATGTACCCCATTCTGGTGGTATTCGCGCTCGGCACCGCGGTAGCGATCGAACGGTATATCCGCCTCGTGTACGAACGCAGCACCAACCGCGCCACTTGGGAAAAAGTGCAGCCGGTACTCAATGCCGGTGACTTTGACCGCGCGCGCAATCTGGTCAAAGACGACAACACCGGTGTAGGCCGTCTGCTCGCCATGGGGCTCGAGCGCCAGGGCGCCGTACGCCGCCGTGAAGACATCGAAATCGCCATGGAAGAGAGCATCATGGAGAGCATCCCGCAGCTCGAAAAGCGTACCCCGTACGTCGCGCTCGGCTCCAACATCGCCACGCTGCTTGGCCTGCTCGGTACCATCATGGGTCTTATCGAAGCCTTCACCGCCGTGGCCAACGCCAACCCGGCGGAAAAAGCCGACTTGCTCTCCGCCAGTATCTCGGTGGCAATGAACACCACCGCCTTTGGCCTGATGGTTGGTATTGCGCTGCTGGTGGTCCACGCGCTGCTCAACTCCCTGACCGGGCAGATCGTCGACAGTCTCGAAATGGTTTCCGTCAAGGCGCTCAACATCATGTCTTCCGGTACCCGTCGTCGCAGCGACGCGGCCAAAGACGAGAAGAGTGCGGCCGAGTCCAAGTCCACCAAGCCGGTAAACCGCGATGTGCAGCAGACTCAGCAGGCTCAGCAGAAAGCATCCAAAACTGAAGCCGCTACCGAAGAAAAGTCCAAAGCGGAATCTGCGTAA
- a CDS encoding tetratricopeptide repeat protein yields MMNTRHLLTGIACVVVLLLSACASGPKTSNRPVDPMNVKVAGGVNRDFLQAVEYMQGERYPEAIELLQDVVTREQRLSAPYVNLGIAYFRTGDEKHAEESFLEALRAAPLDPVASNELAVLYRHQGRFDEARKMYTDSLALHPAHLPLIKNLGILCDLYLQDVNCALAQFEQYLNYQPEDPKVSIWVADLKRRAN; encoded by the coding sequence ATGATGAATACCAGGCACCTTCTCACTGGCATCGCCTGTGTTGTGGTCTTGCTGCTCAGCGCCTGCGCCAGTGGCCCGAAAACGTCCAACCGTCCGGTAGACCCCATGAACGTCAAAGTGGCTGGTGGCGTAAACCGCGACTTTCTCCAGGCGGTGGAATATATGCAGGGCGAGCGCTATCCGGAAGCCATCGAACTGCTTCAGGATGTGGTAACCCGTGAGCAGCGATTGTCCGCACCCTATGTAAATCTGGGGATTGCCTATTTCAGAACCGGTGACGAAAAGCATGCGGAGGAATCGTTTCTCGAGGCCCTGCGTGCGGCCCCCCTGGATCCGGTTGCCAGCAATGAGCTGGCCGTGCTTTACCGCCATCAGGGCCGATTTGATGAGGCTCGCAAAATGTATACCGATTCACTCGCGCTCCATCCGGCGCATCTGCCATTGATCAAGAATCTCGGTATTTTGTGCGACCTGTACCTTCAGGATGTGAATTGTGCACTCGCACAATTCGAGCAGTACCTGAACTATCAACCTGAAGATCCCAAAGTCTCCATCTGGGTGGCAGATCTGAAGCGGCGGGCCAACTGA
- a CDS encoding tetratricopeptide repeat protein produces MNNSKPGKHLLSRNINRVAIVSAASAALLLSACVSNSGKTIGSLQKVDIKIQETRIDGSLEKALASYQKYLQETPETALTPEAIRRIADLKIKQAHRAEAGAYTSSTETRILSEEEVASAVSAAGSRKAVAGQAELDAPEAATVTAPVEAADTALDSVARTGGESQADFEARATASAEIEGADISGSLPGDDPDALLAANAREAIALYKKLLVQYPLYERNDQVMYQLSRAYEETGEIDEAVTVLRQLVAKYPASRHLDEAFFRLGEYYFTRKKYLDAEESYGRVIDMGERSSFYELALYKRGWALFKQDMYEMALDDFVHMLDYKVTKGYDFEQQSNETERKHIEDTFRVISLSFSYLGGAESIVDYFTRKGARDYESYVYSHLGEYYLDKRRYQDAAKAYDTFVERNPLHRVSPDFSIRVIEIYQKGGFPRLVLEAKKEFANTYALDAKYWTVFEIQEYATVVEFLQTNLIDLASHYHAAYQNVKPKDEKFAEKRSENYAEAIHWYRRYLKSFADQPKAPEINYQLAGLMLENKDFLNAAQEYERTAYQYTGHAVNENASEAGYAAVFAYREHLKNDLGTGSTAQKTAIKKEIIRSSLTFAETFPAHGKAPQILLGAVDDLYKLKSFAETIQNGRVLLEKFPTAELEIRRSAWLLVAHASFDTEAYVEAEAGYREALSMTAVDAKDRADLIDNLAGAIYQQGDVARRAEDHLAAAEHFLRIRTAAPGASILATAEYDAAAALIQLENWTRAAGVLKAFRANHPQHELQKEVTKKLAVVYQESGQLLLAGAEFERIERESEDEDVRREALTQAADLYAAAKSNDKALAVLNRYVKLFPNPMEPALETRQRIADIYNNSGNRTAYFNTLEEMVRIEARGGNERNDRTRYLAGSAALQLAEPKFEAFREIALVAPLERNLNTKRTRMKAAVAAFSDLIDYQVADVTAAATYYLGEIYLHFSRALKDSERPTNLNAMELEEYELALEEQIYPFEERAISVHEKNIDLMAAGIYNRWVGKSIGQLAGLVPARYDRPEDAGNIVTSIVPVAEVPEDAVTEDDAVTEDDAVAEDKAVAGKDRVSEVEVAQPESAESTVIAENEAEEDKG; encoded by the coding sequence ATGAATAACAGCAAGCCCGGAAAGCACCTGCTCAGTCGGAATATCAACCGTGTTGCGATAGTCTCCGCAGCGTCGGCAGCGCTGCTGCTCAGCGCCTGTGTCAGCAACAGTGGCAAGACCATCGGCAGCCTGCAGAAGGTGGATATCAAAATCCAGGAGACCCGCATCGACGGCAGCCTGGAAAAGGCCCTTGCCAGCTACCAGAAGTACCTGCAGGAAACCCCGGAAACCGCGCTGACCCCGGAAGCGATCCGCCGTATTGCGGACCTCAAGATCAAGCAGGCGCACCGAGCGGAAGCGGGCGCTTACACGTCTTCGACGGAAACGCGCATTCTTTCCGAAGAGGAAGTGGCATCGGCGGTCAGCGCTGCCGGTTCACGCAAGGCAGTTGCCGGCCAGGCTGAGCTCGATGCTCCAGAGGCGGCAACCGTAACTGCGCCCGTAGAGGCCGCGGATACGGCACTCGACAGCGTTGCCCGTACCGGCGGTGAAAGCCAGGCCGATTTCGAAGCGCGCGCAACGGCATCCGCGGAAATCGAGGGCGCCGACATCAGCGGCAGCCTGCCCGGGGATGACCCGGATGCACTGCTCGCGGCCAATGCCCGCGAGGCCATTGCCCTGTATAAAAAGCTGCTGGTGCAGTACCCGCTGTACGAGCGCAACGACCAGGTGATGTACCAGCTGTCCCGGGCCTATGAAGAAACCGGTGAGATCGATGAGGCGGTGACCGTCCTGCGCCAGCTGGTGGCCAAGTACCCGGCCTCCCGTCATCTGGACGAAGCCTTCTTCCGCCTCGGGGAATATTACTTTACCCGCAAAAAATACCTCGATGCCGAAGAGTCCTACGGACGCGTCATCGATATGGGCGAGCGCTCCAGCTTCTACGAGCTCGCGCTGTACAAGCGCGGCTGGGCACTGTTCAAGCAGGACATGTACGAGATGGCACTGGACGATTTCGTGCACATGCTTGACTACAAGGTGACCAAGGGCTACGACTTCGAACAGCAGAGCAACGAAACCGAACGCAAGCATATCGAGGATACCTTCCGCGTTATCAGCCTGAGTTTCTCCTACCTGGGCGGGGCGGAATCGATTGTCGACTACTTCACCCGCAAGGGCGCGCGGGATTACGAGTCCTACGTTTACAGTCACCTGGGTGAGTACTATCTCGACAAGCGCCGTTACCAGGATGCGGCGAAGGCCTACGACACTTTCGTCGAGCGCAATCCGCTGCACCGGGTTTCGCCGGACTTCTCCATCCGCGTGATCGAGATATACCAGAAGGGCGGTTTCCCACGCCTGGTGCTGGAAGCGAAAAAAGAGTTTGCCAATACCTACGCCCTGGATGCGAAGTACTGGACCGTGTTTGAGATCCAGGAATACGCCACCGTGGTGGAGTTCCTGCAGACCAACCTGATCGATCTGGCGAGCCACTACCACGCGGCTTACCAGAACGTGAAGCCCAAAGATGAGAAGTTCGCCGAGAAGCGCAGCGAAAATTATGCAGAGGCGATCCACTGGTATCGTCGCTACCTGAAGTCCTTCGCGGATCAGCCGAAAGCGCCGGAGATCAACTACCAGCTGGCAGGCCTGATGCTGGAGAACAAGGATTTTCTTAATGCCGCCCAGGAATACGAGCGCACCGCGTATCAATACACGGGGCACGCGGTCAACGAAAATGCCAGCGAAGCCGGCTACGCTGCGGTGTTTGCTTACCGCGAGCACCTGAAGAACGATCTCGGCACGGGCAGCACCGCGCAAAAGACCGCGATCAAGAAAGAGATCATCCGTTCCTCCCTGACGTTTGCAGAAACCTTCCCCGCACACGGCAAGGCGCCGCAGATCCTGTTGGGTGCGGTGGACGACCTGTACAAGCTGAAGAGCTTTGCGGAAACCATCCAGAACGGTCGGGTGCTGCTGGAGAAGTTCCCCACTGCGGAACTTGAAATTCGTCGCTCCGCCTGGCTGTTGGTGGCACACGCCTCCTTCGATACCGAAGCCTACGTAGAAGCGGAAGCGGGCTACCGCGAAGCACTCAGCATGACGGCGGTGGATGCCAAGGATCGCGCGGACTTGATCGACAATTTGGCCGGTGCCATCTATCAGCAGGGTGATGTGGCCCGTCGCGCGGAAGATCACCTGGCTGCCGCCGAGCACTTCCTGCGTATCCGCACTGCCGCGCCGGGAGCCTCGATTCTCGCGACCGCCGAATACGATGCCGCCGCCGCCCTGATCCAGCTGGAAAACTGGACCCGCGCAGCGGGTGTGCTCAAGGCATTCCGGGCAAACCACCCACAGCATGAGCTGCAGAAAGAAGTCACGAAAAAGCTCGCGGTGGTCTATCAGGAGAGCGGCCAACTGCTACTGGCCGGTGCCGAATTTGAACGCATCGAGCGCGAGTCCGAAGATGAAGACGTGCGCCGCGAAGCGCTCACCCAGGCCGCCGACCTGTACGCGGCGGCCAAGAGTAACGACAAGGCGCTCGCGGTACTGAACCGCTATGTCAAACTCTTCCCGAATCCGATGGAACCGGCACTGGAAACCCGGCAGCGGATTGCCGATATCTACAACAACAGCGGTAACCGCACAGCCTATTTCAATACTCTGGAAGAAATGGTGCGTATCGAAGCCCGCGGCGGCAATGAGCGCAATGACCGCACCCGCTACCTGGCAGGCAGCGCGGCGCTCCAGCTCGCGGAGCCGAAGTTCGAAGCCTTCCGCGAGATTGCCCTGGTCGCGCCTCTGGAACGCAACCTGAACACCAAGCGCACCCGGATGAAAGCGGCCGTGGCCGCATTCAGTGACCTGATCGATTACCAGGTTGCCGACGTCACCGCCGCCGCCACCTACTACCTCGGTGAAATCTACCTGCACTTCAGTCGCGCACTGAAAGACTCCGAGCGCCCGACAAACCTGAATGCGATGGAGCTGGAAGAGTACGAGCTGGCACTGGAAGAACAGATCTACCCGTTTGAAGAGCGTGCCATCTCCGTGCACGAGAAAAACATCGACCTGATGGCGGCCGGTATCTACAACCGCTGGGTAGGCAAAAGTATTGGCCAGCTCGCCGGCCTGGTGCCTGCACGATACGACCGACCGGAAGACGCCGGTAATATCGTCACGTCGATCGTGCCGGTAGCGGAAGTGCCGGAAGACGCCGTGACCGAGGACGATGCCGTGACCGAGGACGATGCCGTGGCCGAGGACAAAGCTGTGGCCGGGAAAGACCGCGTATCGGAAGTTGAGGTCGCGCAGCCCGAGTCGGCAGAGTCCACCGTGATTGCGGAAAATGAAGCCGAGGAGGATAAAGGATGA
- a CDS encoding tetratricopeptide repeat protein, which produces MFPRLACAIAGVTLSALTSLHSIPVQAKAPADPGALYTDDLKDLFFGEALFNAYQDNYVDAIAGLDTELKQYRLLDDPELDPFSLHFGQAEFAVGDLELSYRMHREAGRAMQQVLQGNVAQPIKNEAAYRLAKIHYQKQQFANALHALELIQGRVPERVRPQELFLRARVYMQLGRFEEAVALLEDLKGEKSLQGFVEYNLGIALLKAGETEKGVLVLDGLGRDAGNGHARQALQDKTNLLLGNQLMKAEEYDRARSYFDRVQLSGPFSDQALLGAGWVEANAGRYDRALVPWQMLKQRRNTGAAVHEAMLAVPYAYGKLDVHSTAAVNYGQALDLFGEQVDVLTHSITSIREGKLLEALRRKEASQVKNWVVELRKLPGAPETHYLLDLMASNDYQEFLRNYQDLNNLFERNRDWLQSLDAFEEIIALRRSYYEPILPGLDVAFRQIDARIKMRLEQRQRLAARIDNLLVNRRPELLAKSSETEARLILEQMREILTYNPNLSSEETRDRIERLEGVLKFRLSREFDDRLTTAYKNLQELDGVIATLQETYRRYVRTRQAATHSYEGYTDQIASLRGGLNRAQDRIDRLMARQGSMLEQLAIHELDQRRAQLESYQIKARFALADSYDRANELQEQRENERKVEQYREQVEQLQKVAPEQAPPEQAEPAGNPDGEPLPTDNPPELEAPEPETESGEGADDE; this is translated from the coding sequence ATGTTCCCCCGTCTGGCCTGCGCAATAGCCGGCGTTACGCTGTCGGCACTGACCTCTCTGCACAGTATTCCTGTGCAGGCCAAAGCGCCTGCGGATCCGGGGGCGCTGTATACCGACGATCTCAAGGACCTGTTCTTTGGTGAGGCGCTGTTCAACGCCTATCAGGACAACTATGTCGACGCGATCGCGGGCCTCGATACCGAATTGAAGCAGTACCGCCTGCTGGATGACCCCGAGCTGGACCCGTTCAGCCTGCACTTCGGTCAGGCGGAATTTGCCGTGGGCGATCTGGAGCTCTCCTACCGAATGCATCGGGAGGCCGGGCGGGCCATGCAGCAGGTGCTGCAGGGTAATGTGGCGCAGCCAATCAAGAATGAGGCCGCCTACCGGCTGGCAAAAATCCACTACCAGAAGCAGCAGTTTGCCAATGCCCTGCACGCGCTGGAGCTGATTCAGGGGCGCGTGCCCGAGCGGGTGCGCCCGCAGGAACTGTTTCTGCGCGCGCGCGTGTATATGCAGCTCGGCCGTTTCGAGGAGGCGGTGGCGCTGCTGGAAGACCTGAAGGGCGAAAAATCCCTGCAGGGCTTTGTCGAATACAATCTGGGCATCGCGCTGTTAAAGGCCGGTGAGACCGAGAAGGGTGTGCTGGTGCTGGATGGCCTGGGTCGTGACGCCGGTAATGGCCATGCCAGGCAGGCGCTGCAGGACAAAACCAACCTGTTGCTGGGCAACCAGCTGATGAAGGCGGAAGAGTACGACCGCGCGCGCAGCTATTTTGACCGTGTGCAGCTGTCCGGTCCATTTTCCGATCAGGCGCTGCTGGGTGCCGGTTGGGTCGAGGCAAATGCAGGGCGCTACGACCGCGCACTGGTGCCCTGGCAGATGTTGAAACAGCGCCGCAACACCGGCGCGGCGGTGCATGAAGCCATGCTGGCGGTGCCCTATGCCTACGGCAAGCTGGATGTACACAGCACTGCAGCGGTGAACTACGGCCAGGCTCTGGATCTGTTTGGTGAGCAGGTTGATGTGCTCACCCACTCCATTACCAGTATCCGCGAAGGCAAGTTGCTGGAAGCGCTACGCCGCAAAGAGGCCAGTCAGGTGAAAAACTGGGTGGTGGAACTGCGCAAGCTGCCCGGTGCCCCGGAAACCCATTACCTGCTGGACCTGATGGCCTCCAACGACTATCAGGAATTCCTGCGCAATTACCAGGACCTGAACAACCTGTTCGAGCGCAACCGCGACTGGCTGCAGAGCCTGGATGCGTTCGAAGAAATCATCGCCCTGCGCCGCAGCTACTACGAACCGATCCTGCCGGGGCTGGATGTGGCCTTCCGCCAGATTGATGCGCGCATCAAGATGCGCCTGGAGCAGCGCCAGCGTCTGGCCGCCCGTATCGACAACCTGCTGGTTAACCGCCGCCCCGAATTGCTGGCCAAAAGCAGTGAGACCGAAGCCCGCCTGATTCTGGAGCAGATGCGTGAAATCCTCACGTACAACCCCAACCTGAGTAGTGAAGAAACCCGGGACCGTATCGAGCGTCTCGAAGGCGTGCTGAAATTCCGCCTGTCCCGCGAGTTCGATGACCGTCTCACCACTGCGTATAAAAACCTGCAGGAACTGGACGGTGTGATCGCCACGCTACAGGAAACCTACCGGCGCTACGTGCGTACCCGCCAGGCGGCCACGCACAGTTACGAGGGCTATACCGACCAGATCGCCAGCCTGCGCGGTGGCCTCAATCGCGCCCAGGACCGTATTGACCGGCTGATGGCGCGGCAGGGAAGCATGCTCGAACAGCTCGCCATTCACGAGCTGGACCAGCGTCGCGCGCAGCTGGAGAGCTACCAGATTAAAGCCCGTTTCGCCCTCGCCGACAGTTACGACCGCGCCAACGAGCTGCAGGAGCAGCGCGAGAACGAGCGCAAGGTCGAGCAGTACCGCGAGCAGGTGGAGCAACTGCAAAAGGTTGCGCCCGAGCAGGCCCCGCCAGAGCAGGCAGAGCCCGCCGGTAACCCCGATGGTGAGCCCCTGCCCACCGACAACCCGCCGGAACTGGAAGCCCCGGAGCCCGAAACAGAAAGCGGGGAGGGTGCGGACGATGAATAA
- a CDS encoding molybdenum cofactor biosynthesis protein MoaE encodes MAVQISISVQAEGFDPGAEYNRLRSENCSDGATAMFVGNVRDFSPDESGQHREVAVLELEHYPGMAESALSAIASQAAERWPLGRVRVIHRYGPLDAGEEIVFVGTTSAHRQAALDACAFIMDFLKSRAPFWKKEVGKGGEAGAWVEARSSDETALKKW; translated from the coding sequence ATGGCCGTGCAAATTTCCATCTCGGTTCAGGCGGAAGGCTTCGATCCCGGAGCCGAATACAACCGGCTGCGCAGCGAAAACTGTTCCGACGGTGCCACCGCCATGTTTGTGGGCAATGTGCGGGATTTCTCCCCTGATGAATCCGGACAACACCGGGAGGTGGCGGTGCTGGAGCTGGAGCATTATCCGGGCATGGCCGAATCCGCACTCTCTGCGATCGCCAGCCAGGCCGCCGAGCGCTGGCCGCTCGGCCGGGTGCGAGTGATCCATCGTTATGGCCCGCTGGATGCCGGTGAAGAAATCGTGTTTGTGGGTACTACATCCGCTCACCGTCAGGCTGCACTTGATGCCTGCGCCTTCATCATGGATTTCCTGAAGAGCCGCGCCCCCTTCTGGAAAAAAGAGGTGGGCAAGGGCGGCGAAGCCGGGGCCTGGGTGGAGGCCCGCAGCAGTGACGAAACCGCGTTAAAAAAATGGTGA
- the moaD gene encoding molybdopterin synthase sulfur carrier subunit, translating to MIKVLFFASLREQLGCDGLEVPADQFASVSELRSQLEGKGDSWRTALSHAQLQVAVNQELASMDAAVHDGDEIAFFPPVTGG from the coding sequence GTGATCAAGGTGCTGTTTTTTGCCAGCCTGCGGGAGCAGCTGGGGTGTGACGGGCTTGAAGTGCCGGCGGATCAGTTCGCCAGCGTGTCCGAGCTGCGCAGCCAGCTCGAAGGGAAGGGGGATTCCTGGCGCACCGCGCTGTCCCATGCGCAACTGCAGGTCGCGGTAAATCAGGAGCTCGCGAGCATGGACGCGGCGGTCCATGACGGCGATGAGATCGCTTTCTTCCCGCCGGTTACCGGCGGTTAG
- the moaC gene encoding cyclic pyranopterin monophosphate synthase MoaC, translating to MTLTHLNQQGEASMVDVTDKDITDRSARAQSAVAMSRDAFAQLKAGNNKKGDVLATARIAGIQAAKKTADLIPLCHPLALTKVQVDFELDEAASTVHISSYCRLAGRTGVEMEALTAASVAALTIYDMCKAVDPAMVIGPTKLQEKTGGKRGHWTSDAAETKS from the coding sequence ATGACCCTCACACACCTGAACCAACAGGGCGAAGCCAGCATGGTCGATGTCACCGACAAAGACATCACCGACCGCTCCGCGCGTGCCCAGTCCGCCGTCGCCATGTCCCGGGATGCGTTCGCGCAGCTCAAAGCCGGTAACAACAAAAAAGGCGATGTGCTCGCCACCGCCCGCATTGCCGGAATCCAGGCCGCCAAGAAAACCGCCGACCTGATCCCCCTGTGCCACCCGCTCGCACTCACCAAAGTGCAGGTGGATTTCGAGCTGGACGAAGCAGCCAGCACAGTCCATATCAGCAGCTACTGTCGCCTCGCCGGCCGCACCGGCGTGGAAATGGAAGCGCTCACCGCCGCCAGCGTCGCCGCGCTGACCATTTACGACATGTGCAAGGCCGTCGATCCAGCCATGGTTATCGGGCCGACAAAACTGCAGGAGAAAACCGGAGGCAAACGCGGCCACTGGACATCCGACGCAGCGGAGACGAAATCGTGA